A stretch of the Campylobacter sp. 19-13652 genome encodes the following:
- a CDS encoding chemotaxis protein CheW, whose amino-acid sequence MNDKLNQVLQKQKKQIEEPNVTNSEDIVQLVGFVVGEEEYAIPILNIQEIIKPIEFTRVPSVPDYVLGVFNLRGNVIPLIDLRKRFSLSAGKQTSSTRYIVMKEGDNIAGFVIDRLTEAIRINRNRIDPPPETLVKDKGMIYGIGKRDQNILTILKVEALLKRDF is encoded by the coding sequence ATGAATGATAAATTAAATCAAGTATTGCAAAAGCAAAAAAAGCAGATAGAAGAGCCAAACGTAACCAATAGCGAAGACATAGTGCAGCTTGTGGGCTTTGTAGTGGGTGAGGAGGAGTATGCTATACCTATTTTAAATATACAAGAGATAATCAAGCCTATCGAATTTACCAGAGTACCGAGCGTACCTGATTATGTTCTTGGCGTGTTTAATCTGCGTGGAAATGTCATACCACTAATCGACCTTAGAAAGCGTTTTAGTCTAAGCGCTGGCAAACAGACCTCAAGCACTCGCTATATCGTGATGAAAGAGGGTGATAATATCGCAGGCTTTGTCATAGACCGCCTGACCGAAGCTATCCGCATAAATAGAAATAGGATTGATCCGCCACCAGAGACTCTGGTAAAGGATAAAGGCATGATTTATGGTATCGGCAAAAGAGATCAAAATATCCTCACTATATTAAAAGTCGAGGCGCTTTTAAAGAGAGATTTTTAA
- the serB gene encoding phosphoserine phosphatase SerB: protein MIKLCIFDFDSTLMDGETINSLAKAYGVESKVSDITHRAMAGELDFFDALRQRVELLRGMSLGLAKEVCENLPFITGAKELIDSLKSHGVKVVVFSGGFHLATDAAQAKLGFDESYANILHHKDGVLSGLVGGEMMFGFSKGDMTQRLQRLLNISKDQTATVGDGANDISMFKHASLGVAFCAKDALKPHATHIVDTKDLRELINLIR, encoded by the coding sequence TTGATAAAGCTTTGTATTTTTGACTTTGACTCGACGCTGATGGATGGTGAGACTATAAATTCTTTAGCTAAAGCTTATGGCGTTGAGAGCAAAGTCTCTGATATAACGCACCGCGCTATGGCTGGAGAGCTTGATTTTTTTGACGCATTAAGGCAGCGAGTGGAGCTTTTAAGAGGTATGAGCCTTGGTTTAGCTAAGGAAGTTTGTGAAAACCTTCCCTTTATTACTGGCGCAAAAGAGCTTATAGATAGCTTAAAAAGTCATGGTGTAAAAGTCGTCGTCTTTAGCGGTGGCTTTCATCTAGCTACGGATGCTGCGCAGGCTAAGCTAGGCTTTGATGAGAGCTACGCTAATATCCTGCACCATAAGGATGGCGTACTAAGCGGGCTGGTGGGCGGCGAGATGATGTTTGGTTTTTCTAAGGGGGATATGACCCAAAGACTACAAAGGCTTTTAAATATTAGCAAAGACCAAACAGCCACAGTAGGAGATGGAGCTAATGACATCTCTATGTTTAAACATGCTAGTTTGGGTGTGGCATTTTGCGCTAAAGACGCCTTAAAGCCCCACGCAACGCATATTGTAGATACAAAAGACCTACGAGAATTAATAAATTTAATAAGGTAA
- a CDS encoding transaldolase: protein MGKFSLWCDFIERDFVAGEFLDMVRNGDVNGATSNPAIFNSAFKSSAYKLQADKMTDKSEKQKYETLACEDIKAAARALILNYENGDDGFVSIEVDPNLSNDTAATVAEGKRLYAQIAMPNVMIKVPATQAGYEAMSELIASGISVNATLIFSPDQAASCAAAFRAGSDKFKAANPDKPLPQGVISIFVSRFDRLLDECLAKQGLKTSKFGIANASKIYKQIIAQNLPNVRALFASTGVKGGELSPSYYVSELMYENAINTAPLETIKAFLASNSSIKEPMSDTEIELAFESVRLAGFELKSVYDRLLSEGLEAFEKAFADMLAALK, encoded by the coding sequence ATGGGTAAATTTTCACTTTGGTGCGATTTTATTGAGCGTGATTTTGTGGCTGGTGAGTTTTTAGATATGGTGCGAAACGGCGATGTAAATGGCGCTACTTCAAACCCAGCTATCTTTAACTCAGCCTTTAAATCAAGTGCTTATAAACTACAAGCCGATAAAATGACAGATAAAAGCGAAAAGCAAAAGTACGAGACCTTGGCCTGCGAGGATATAAAGGCTGCGGCTAGGGCTTTGATATTAAATTATGAAAATGGCGATGATGGCTTTGTGAGCATAGAAGTCGATCCAAATTTATCAAACGACACAGCCGCTACAGTGGCTGAGGGTAAGCGTCTGTACGCACAGATAGCAATGCCAAACGTGATGATAAAAGTCCCAGCCACACAGGCAGGCTATGAGGCTATGAGCGAGCTAATAGCAAGCGGCATAAGCGTCAATGCCACGCTTATTTTCTCGCCAGATCAGGCTGCATCGTGTGCGGCGGCTTTTAGAGCTGGAAGCGATAAATTTAAAGCGGCAAATCCAGATAAGCCCCTGCCACAGGGCGTCATTAGCATATTTGTAAGCCGCTTTGATAGGCTGCTTGATGAGTGTTTAGCAAAGCAGGGGTTAAAGACTTCAAAATTTGGCATAGCAAACGCAAGCAAAATTTACAAGCAAATAATTGCCCAAAACCTGCCAAATGTGCGAGCGCTTTTTGCTAGCACTGGGGTAAAGGGCGGGGAGCTATCGCCTAGCTATTATGTTAGCGAGCTAATGTATGAAAACGCCATAAATACCGCTCCGCTTGAGACGATAAAGGCATTTTTGGCTAGCAATTCAAGCATAAAAGAGCCTATGAGCGATACTGAGATTGAGCTTGCTTTTGAGAGTGTGAGGCTGGCTGGATTTGAGCTAAAAAGCGTGTATGATAGACTTCTTAGCGAAGGGCTAGAAGCCTTTGAAAAGGCCTTTGCTGATATGCTGGCCGCACTAAAATAA